The stretch of DNA AAATCTATCATATTATATTTACTAGATGGATTTATTTTAGCAATATGTGGAGTAACTCTTGATAATTTATCAAATTCTTCTAAAACATTAATATTTAATTTAGCTTCATGGGCTATTGCTGTTATATGCATAACTGCATTTGTGCTTCCACTTATAGCTAAACATAATTTTATAGCATTTCTAATAGATCCATTTGTTATAATTTTTCTTGCAGTAATATTTTTTTCCACTAATTCAACTATTTTTTTCCCAGTTTCTTCTGCTATTGCAAGTCTAGCTGCTACTGTGGCAGGGATTGTTCCTCCAAATGGAAGAGTCATACCTAATGCTTCTGATATGCAACACATTGTATTAGCAGTTCCTAAATATGAACAAGAACCACAAGTTGGACAGGATAATGTTTCTAAAGTTATATATTCTTTCTTTGTTATTTTTTTAGCACTTAACATTCCATATGCTTCTGCACTTGATGTTTGATCAGATTGTCTTCCATCAAATATTATTCCACCATCCATTGGCCCACTTGGAAGTAATATGCAAGGAATATCTAGTCTTGCAGCTGCCATTAACATTCCTGGAACTATTTTATCACAAGAACCTAATAATACTATTGCATCTAGTAAATGTGCTTCTGCAAAAGCTTCTACAGAATCACAAATTATTTCTCTAGAAGGAAGAATATAATGCATTCCATTATGGCCTTGTGCCACACCATCACATAAAACAATTGTCCCAAATTCTACTGGTGTCCCACCTGCTCGATAAATTCCATCTCTAACTCTTTGAGATACTTGTCTTAGATTAAAATGCCCTGGAACTATTTCATTCCATGAATTAGCAATTCCTATTATAGGTCTTTTTAAATCATCTGTTGTATATCCCATTGATTTTAAAGTTGCTCTATAATATTGTTCACCTAAACCTTCTAAAATTTTTTGACTTCTTTTTCCTTGTTTCATTTTTTTACCTCCTTAAAAATAATTTAATTTCTTTTCGTATTTACGAATTAAATTCTTAAATACAAATATTATAATTTAATAATATATAAAAGTTTTATTTTTGTCAATATATTTTTTAATTTTTTTTGGATATTTACATGTTATATTTTTCTAATATTTATAAAAATATTAAAATATAGAACATTTTTTATGAAACATAAATAAATATTAAGAATTGTTATTGTTTTAAAAGTTG from Fusobacterium simiae encodes:
- the ilvD gene encoding dihydroxy-acid dehydratase, encoding MKQGKRSQKILEGLGEQYYRATLKSMGYTTDDLKRPIIGIANSWNEIVPGHFNLRQVSQRVRDGIYRAGGTPVEFGTIVLCDGVAQGHNGMHYILPSREIICDSVEAFAEAHLLDAIVLLGSCDKIVPGMLMAAARLDIPCILLPSGPMDGGIIFDGRQSDQTSSAEAYGMLSAKKITKKEYITLETLSCPTCGSCSYLGTANTMCCISEALGMTLPFGGTIPATVAARLAIAEETGKKIVELVEKNITARKIITNGSIRNAIKLCLAISGSTNAVMHITAIAHEAKLNINVLEEFDKLSRVTPHIAKINPSSKYNMIDFYKAGGVYKVLKELSAVLDKEVMTVTAKTMGENIEDITFLYPENKEVIKTYNEPFGYQGGVAVLRGNLAPNTGITKPGAFDKSLYHFIGEAICFDSEEEAEEAILEGKIKDGHVVVIRYEGPKGGPGMREMFKAMKYLYGRGLGKTTALITDGRFSGTNNGCFVGHISPEAAEGGPIAVIENGDKIEIDIDNRKINLLIPDKIIEERLKNWKRPKPKFTTGYLALYSKLASSGAEGAILKYENFDKNK